One stretch of Macrotis lagotis isolate mMagLag1 chromosome 7, bilby.v1.9.chrom.fasta, whole genome shotgun sequence DNA includes these proteins:
- the LOC141492741 gene encoding GTPase IMAP family member 5-like: protein MGSYTSTPACSNCLKGVDLCGESPHNMSEKTNQDELTLILMGKSGTGKSATGNTILGKTIFPSNLSTQTVTKSIQKSTRTWGKWKLVVVDTPPVLTETDLVKKWKEELCIVIMVVQLGRYTEEDREVYRYVKKNFNKPHKKMVLLFTRKEDLEDGNLSDYVTKTENKHLKKLIKNHKIPYCAFNNKTTDEKEKQSQLGELMTKIMNLVEAQ, encoded by the exons ATGGGAAGCTATACAAGTACACCTGCCTGCTCA AACTGCCTAAAAGGAGTAGATCTCTGTGGAGAGAGCCCTCACAATATGAGTGAGAAGACAAACCAAG ATGAACTGACTCTTATTCTCATGGGGAAAAGTGGAACTGGAAAGAGTGCAACAGGAAATACTATCCTTGGGAAAACTATATTTCCTTCCAATCTTTCAACACAAACTGTAACTAAGTCAATACAGAAAAGTACCCGGACCTGGGGAAAATGGAAACTAGTTGTTGTGGATACTCCTCCTGTCTTGACGGAAACAGACTTGGTAAAGAAGTGGAAAGAGGAGCTCTGCATTGTAATTATGGTGGTTCAATTGGGCCGTTACACAGAAGAAGATAGGGAAGTTTACAGATAtgtgaaaaagaattttaataagcCCCATAAGAAAATGGTTCTTCTTTTTACAAGGAAAGAAGATTTAGAGGATGGGAATCTGAGTGATTATGTGactaaaacagaaaataaacatCTTAAGAAGcttattaaaaatcataaaattccaTATTGTGCTTTCAATAACAAAACTACTgatgagaaggaaaagcaaagtcAATTGGGTGAGTTGATGACAAAAATTATGAATCTTGTTGAAGCACAATGA